From Arcobacter arenosus:
ACCAATATTGATATTACATTTGAACAAAAATCAAGTGATAAAAAAATTGTATATTTCCCATCTTGTTTAGCAAGGTCTATGGGTAAAAGTAGCGAAAGTAGCGTGGAAGAAGAACTATTTGATGTAACAGTTAGAGTTCTTAAAAAAGCTGGTTTTCAAATTTTATTTCCAGATAATTTAAATGAACTTTGTTGTGGTACCCCTTTTGCTTCAAAAGGGTTTAAAGAACAAGAAAAAATGAAGTCGGATGAATTAGAAAAAGAGTTATTAAAAATCACAAATAATGGTGAGATTCCAGTACTTTGTGAAACAGGTACTTGTACTAAGAAGATGCTTGATAATTTCTCTTCAAATATGAAAATCTATGAACCAATTGATTTCTCTCTTGAATATTTAGTTGATGCATTAGAATTTGAAAAAATTGATGACCCAATCACAATTCATACAAATTGTACAACAAGAAAAATGGGATTACATGAAAACTTTGTGAAGTTAGCTAGTATGTGTGCTAAAAAAGTTATTGTTCCTGAAAATGTAAAATGTTGTGGATTTGCAGGAGATAGAGGTTTCAATTTCCCAGAATTAAACAAATCAGCACTAAGATTTTTAAAAGATGATGTAAAAGATGCAAAACTTGCATTTTCTACTTCTAAGACATGTGAAATTGGTCTTAGTGAATACTCAGGATTAGATTATAACTCAATTTTCTATCTAATTGATAGAACTTCAAAAGCTAAAAACATCTAATCTTTTTTTGACAAAACAGATATTTACCTTTTCTTTGGTAAAATATCTGTTTTTAAGAAAAAGGATAAAATGATGAAACAATATGGAATTCTGTCAACAGGTAAAAAAGTATTTTTTACTCTTCTTTTAACTTCAAGTGTTGCATTTGCAGGTATGGTTGATGCGATAGCTTTAGTTGTAAATGATACACCAATCACTCTTTATGATATTGAAAAAAGAAAAGTTGAAAGAAACCTTTCTAAAGAAGAAGCAGTTAGTCAATTAGTTGATGAGGCTTTATTTCAAGAAATAGTTGAAAAAAACAATATTACAGCTGATATTTTTGATGTAAATAATTATTTAGAAAAAATTGCAGCTTCAAATGGTATGGATTTATATACTTTCAAATCAATAATTAAACAAAAATATAAAAATTATGAAGCTTATGAAGAACAAACAAAACAGCAAATTATTAGAGAGAAACTAACTCAAAAGCTAGTTAGAGGAAATGTTAAAATTGCTACTGAAGAAGATTTAAAAATCTATTATGAAAATAATCAAAATCAATTTAAAGCAGCTTCAAATGTAAAAGCTATTCAGTATTCTTCAGCAAATAAAGCAGACTTAATTAATGCAACTCAAAATCCAATGGTAAATTTACCAGGCGTTACTAGAGCTCCAGTTGATTTAGACCAAACTAATTTAAATCCCCAATTAAGATATGTGATTAATGAAACAAACATAAATCAATTTACACCAATTTTTACATCAAATAAACAATTTGTTACATTAATGATTGTTCAAAAAGAGAATCAACAAACAATAGCTTTTGAAGATGTAAAAGATAGAATTTTTAACATAATTATGCAAGATAGAGAACAAACATTTTTAAAAGATTATTTTGAGAAACTAAAACTATCTGCAGATATAAAAATAGTAAGGTAGAGGAGAGATGTCATCAATGTTTGAAGTTATTATTGGATTAGAAGTACACGTACAGTTAAATACAAAGTCAAAACTTTTTTGTTCATGTGCAACAAGTTTTGGGGAAAAGCCTAATACAAATGTTTGTCCAACATGTTTAGGTCTTCCAGGAGCTTTACCTGTATTAAATAAAGAAGCAGTGCATAAAGCAATTATGCTTGGAACTGCTCTTAAATCACAAATTAATCAAAAATCAATTTTTAATAGAAAAAACTACTTTTATCCAGACTTACCAAATGGATACCAAATTTCACAATTTGAAGTACCAGTTGTTGGTCTTGGTGAATTGGTTATTGACTTTGAAGATGGAACTTCTAAAACAATAGGTGTAACAAGAGCTCACTTAGAAAATGACGCAGGTAAAAATATCCATGCAGGAAGTGTTTCCCATGTAGACTTAAATAGAGCAGGAACTCCACTACTTGAAATCGTTTCTGAACCAGATATGAGAAATGCAGAAGAGGCAATTTTATATCTTAAAAAACTTCATTCAATTGTAAGATATTTAGGTATTAGTGATGCAAATATGCAAGAGGGTTCTTTTAGATGTGATGTTAACGTATCTATTAGACCTAAAGGTGATGACAAACTTTATACTAGATGCGAAATTAAAAATATGAACTCATTTAAGTTCATTGAAAAAGCTATTAAATACGAAGTAAATAGACATATTGAAGCATGGGAAGATGGGATTCATGATACAGAGATTGTTCAAGAAACAAGACTTTTTGACCCAGATTCAGGTGAAACTAGATCGATGAGAGGAAAAGAAGACGCCGCTGATTATAGATATTTCCCAGACCCAGATCTTTTACCATTAATCATAACTGATGAGATGATGGAAAAATATTCACAAATTCCTGAACTTCCAGATGAGAAAAAAGAGAGATTTGTAAAAGAGTTTGGACTTAAAGAGTATGATGCTTCTGTAATAACTGCTTCTTTAGAAATGGCTCATTATTTTGATGAGATGATGAAAGAGGGTATCTCAGGTAAAAATGCGGCTACATGGTTAACTGTTGAATTACCAGGAAGATTTAAAGAAGGTGTTTCTATTGAAAACTCTCCTGTTGAAGCAAAAACATTAGCAACACTTGTAAAAAGAATTGAAGATGGAACAATATCTGGAAAAGCAGCTAAAGAGGTTTTAGATTATTTAGTTGAAAATGATGTAGAAGTTGATGCAGTTATTGAAAAACTTGGACTTAAACAAGTATCTGATGATGGAGCTATTTTAGAGATTATTGATGGAATCTTAGCTGCAAATGAAGATAAAGTTGCTGAGTATAAGAGTGGGAAAGAAAAACTATTTGGATTTTTTGTTGGTCAAACAATGAAAGCTTCTAAAGGTAGTGCAAACCCAGCAAAAGTAAATGAATTATTAAAGCAAAGATTATCATAAATGACAAAAAACTCAATTGCAGTAATAGGAGCAGGAAAGTGGGGACAAGCCCTACATTTCGCTCTTTCTCAAAAACAAGAATGTCTAATAACATCAAGAACAAAAAAAGATATTAGAAATTTTGTTGATTTAGATACTGCTTTAAATTGTGAATATTTAGTTATTGCAATTCCTGCGCAACAAATAAAACAATGGTTGAGAGATAATTTTGTATATAAAAATCAAAAAATACTTGTTGCTTCAAAAGGGATTGAAGCTTCAAGTGGACAATTTTTAAATGAGATTTATGAAGAGTTTGTCCCTTCAAAAAATATTGGCTTTATCTCTGGCCCTTCTTTTGCCGCAGAAGTTATAAAAGGGCTTCCTGCTGCTATTGTTATAAATTCAAAATCAAAAAAACTTTATAATGAGTTTGAACCATTTTTCCCGAACTTTTTGAAAGTATATTATTCAAAAGATGTAATTGGTGCAGAAGTTTCAGGCGCATACAAAAATGTTCTTGCTATTGCAAGTGGTATTTGTGCTGGATTAAATCTTGGAAATAATGCAAGGGCATCTTTAATCTCAAGAGGTTTAGTTGAAATGCAGAGATTTGGAAAACATTTTGGAGCTAAAAAGTCTAGTTTTATTGGACTTTCAGGAGCTGGAGATTTGTTTTTAACTGCAAGTAGTACACTAAGTAGAAATTACAGAGTTGGACTTGGACTTGCTCAGGGAAAATCAATCGAAGAGATTTTAGAAGAGTTAGGGGAAGTAGCTGAAGGTGTAATGACTGCTGAAGCTATAAATAAACTATCTCAAAAGCATCAAATATATACTCCTATAGCAAAAGAAGTAAAACTAATCTTAGATGGTAAAAATCCCTTAGATAGTTTGAAAGATTTACTTAGTTCTAATCAATGATAGTTTATGCAAACAATATCATTTTTTAATTTATCTCTTACTTTTATTCCACTTATCTTTGTTTGGTATTTTTATAAAAAATGGACATTTAACAGTAATGAAATATTAATTTCAACCTTTAGAATGGTTATCCAACTTATTGCAATTGGTTACCTATTAGTTTTTATTTTTGAAACAAAAAGTATTTATGTTGATTTAGCAATTATGGTTTTTATGATTACTATTTCCGCATGGATTACATTAAGAGTTACTAGTAATAAATCTTTAAAACATTATGGTCAAATATTTTCTTCTGTAGCTATTTCTGGATTTATAAATCTTGGTATTATAGTGATACTTGTTTTGGAGTTAAAACCACCCTTTGAAGCAAGGTATGTAATTCCAATTGCGGGAATGGTATTCTCAAATGCAATGAATGCTTTATCCCTAGCTATTGAACGATTTGAAAAAGAGATTCAAAGGGGCGAAGAGTTTGAAAAAGCAAGGGAAATAGCTTTTAAAGCTTGTATGATACCTCAAATTAATTCTTTACTTGCCGTAGGTCTTGTTTCTTTACCTGGAATGATGACAGGGCAAATTTTATCTGGAGTTGACCCTTTAATTGCTGTAAGGTATCAAATTATGATTATGACAATGATTTTATCAAATGCTGGAATTAGTTCAGTAATCTATTTTTCCCTAAAAAAACCAAAATAATTTATTTTGGAAATTTTTCTTTGTGAATCTCTCCCCATAAATACATCTGTTTTAAAATAGGTTTTAAAGTTTTACCATATTTTGTTAAAGAGTACTCAACCTTTGGGGGTACTACTGGATAAACCTCTCTATGAACAATCCCATCCTCTTCAAGCTCTCTTAGTTTTTGTATTAACATTTTTTGAGTAACTCTAGGTAATAGTTTTTGAAGTTCATTAAACCTTAATGTATCACGTCTTAAATACCATAAAATTAAAATTTTCCATTTTCCTGCTAAAACATCAAGGGCAGTTTCAACAGGACATTTTTCAAAATTTTCTTCAACTTCTATTCTTTTTGTCATCATAAACTCCATAAAATCACATAGTATACTTTTAGATAGTACCTATGTTTTTTGTTAGTACTTGCAATTATATCATATATTTGTTAGACTTTTACAAAATTAAATGGGACAAGAGCAACTCGTTGCTCTCTTTAGGATTTCTCAAAGAGAGTGCGTGCACAAGGCTTCTTTAAAGAGAATTTATTTCTTTTGCTAAAAGAAGTCTTAAAAAAATGGTCCCTTTTAAATAAATATTTAAAAGGAATAGAATTATGAAAGCTTATGTTGTAGAAAAATTAGAAGATAAAAAATTCCAATCAGGTGTTAAAGAGATTGACAAACCACAAATTAGTAAAAATGAGGTTTTAATAAAAACAACTTATTCATCATTAAATTTCAAAGATGCATTAAGTTCTATTGGAAATCCAGGTGTTACAAGAGTATTTCCTCATGTTACAGGTATTGATGTTGCTGGTACAATCGTAGAATCAAACTCAAATGATTTTGAAGTTGGTGAAAAAGTTTTAGTAACGGGTTATGATTTAGGGATGAATACAGATGGTGGTCACTCTGAATTTGTAAAAGTTCCAGCATCATGGCTTGTAAAAATACCAGAGGGCATTTCAGATAAAGAGATTATGACATATGGAACAGCTGGACTAACAGCGGCACTTTCTGTAAATGAATTATTAAATAATGGTATAACATCAGGTGAAGTTCTAGTAACAGGGGCAACGGGTGGAGTTGGCTCAATTGCAGTATCTATTTTAAGTAAATTAGGATTTAATGTAACAGCTATTTCAGGTAAAGAGGACAAAATACCATTTTTAAAAGAGCTTGGAGCAAAAGAGGTTATATTAAGAGCAGATTTTGATGTCGAGAATAAAAGACCTATGGGAAGTGAAAAGTATGATGGAGTTATTGATACAGTAGGTGGGAATATTTTAGCTGAAGCACTAAAAGTTGTAAAATATGATGGGGTTGCTACTTGTTGTGGTTTAACATCATCCCATGAATTACCAACAAATGTTTTCCCTTTTATTTTAAGAGGAATAAGATTAATTGGTATTGATTCTGTTGAAGCAAAATTAGAGAAAAAAATAGCTGCGTGGGAAAAAATTGCAGGTGATTTTAAAATTGATAGTTTAGATAATTTAACAAATGAGATAAGTCTTGATGAAGTTAAAGCAGCTTATACAGCTTTATTAGCAGGAAAAGCTGTGGGAAGATATTTAGTTAAATTTTAAAATATTTATCAAGATTTTTTAAAGAGGAGAGATGGAGTTTTAAATATTCATCTTCAAAATCCTCTTTAAATTTATAAAATTTGTTTCCTCTTATCTCTATTAAAAATTTCAAATTTTCCGCTTTATTGAATTTTTCAAAATGGAAATGCATATCAATATATTTGTTTTGATAATCTTTAAAAACTTTATGTTGAAATGGTTTTTTTATGGAACCATTATCTATTATTATTTCACCTTTTTCTCCTACAGCAGGGCATGATAGGTCTATAAAAGGAATATTTGTTAAGTGTGGACTTAAAGGGTAAACCTTACAAATAGAAGGTCTCTTTTCATAAATTGAACATCTTTCATTTAAAAGGTATCTACATTTATCACAACCATTAGTAAGAAGTACAACAGGTTTTAGGTAGTTTAAATCACCTATCATAAAAACAATTGGAAATCGTTCAAAAATTTCTTTAAAATCTTCAATTAAAAGTTGGGAATAAATGGTTCCATTTGATCCTTTACAACAAGCAGCATCACATATATCACATGAAGAGAAATGGAATGTTTTATCTAAAGTGTTTTCAAAAGTTTTCATATTAATCAATCACACAATTTGCATCTTTTATAATATTTATACTATTTTCCTTTGCAAACTCTTTTCCCCAATCATGTAATTGCTCTAATATGGGTATAAGTTTTTTCCCACTTAAAGTTAATCTATACTCCACTTTTGGCGGAATTACTGGATAAACAATACGTTCAACAATTCCTACTTCTTCTAGTTCTCTTAATTGTTGAGTTAACATCTTTTGAGAAATATTTGGTATAAGCTTTTTTAACTCACCATTTCTTTTAACATCTTTTTTTAATGCCCAAAGAACCATGCCTTTCCATTTCCCACCAATCATATCCGTTGCCAATTGAAAAAAACAATTATACTCTTTTGCTTCCATATCAAACTCCCCTAATACTCATATTTTACATAAATCTTTTTTATAGTTACCTAAAAGTAACTATAATACTATTTAGTATGTACTTGACTTTTGTTCACTATTCCGTTAATATTCATGCACAAAAAATTTTAAAAGGATATTTAATGGCAGGATATATTGAATTAACAGCTGATAACTTTGATTCAACTGTAGGAACAGGTGTTTCTTTAGTTGACTTTTGGGCTCCATGGTGTGGACCTTGTAGAATGATTGCTCCCGTAATTGATGAATTAGCAACTGAGTTTGATGGAAAAGCAAACATTTGTAAAGTAAACACAGACGAACAACAAGATTTAGCAGTAAAATATGGTGTTAGATCAGTTCCAACAATTTTATTTATGAAAGATGGAGAAATAGTTGACCAAGTTATTGGTGCTCAATCAAAACAAGCATTAGCGGATAAGATTAACGCTCAACTTTAATAACACTTTTTGGCAGTGAAACATTCACTGCCACTCTCAACTAAACTCCCCTTTTCTTAGGCTTTTTTAGATAAAATATTTCAAAATGTAAAGAGTATAGGAAAATTACATGACACAATTCTTAGAAGAATCAAAAAAAATCAGTAGAGAAATATCTACACTTAGTGGTGAAGTAAAGAACAAAGTACTAAATGAAATGGCTGATGCTCTTATGGATCATTGTGACTTTATAGTAAGTTGTAATGCAAAAGATATGAGCGAAGGTAAACTAAACAACCTTTCTGATGCCTTACTTGAT
This genomic window contains:
- a CDS encoding peptidyl-prolyl cis-trans isomerase, encoding MKQYGILSTGKKVFFTLLLTSSVAFAGMVDAIALVVNDTPITLYDIEKRKVERNLSKEEAVSQLVDEALFQEIVEKNNITADIFDVNNYLEKIAASNGMDLYTFKSIIKQKYKNYEAYEEQTKQQIIREKLTQKLVRGNVKIATEEDLKIYYENNQNQFKAASNVKAIQYSSANKADLINATQNPMVNLPGVTRAPVDLDQTNLNPQLRYVINETNINQFTPIFTSNKQFVTLMIVQKENQQTIAFEDVKDRIFNIIMQDREQTFLKDYFEKLKLSADIKIVR
- the gatB gene encoding Asp-tRNA(Asn)/Glu-tRNA(Gln) amidotransferase subunit GatB, translated to MFEVIIGLEVHVQLNTKSKLFCSCATSFGEKPNTNVCPTCLGLPGALPVLNKEAVHKAIMLGTALKSQINQKSIFNRKNYFYPDLPNGYQISQFEVPVVGLGELVIDFEDGTSKTIGVTRAHLENDAGKNIHAGSVSHVDLNRAGTPLLEIVSEPDMRNAEEAILYLKKLHSIVRYLGISDANMQEGSFRCDVNVSIRPKGDDKLYTRCEIKNMNSFKFIEKAIKYEVNRHIEAWEDGIHDTEIVQETRLFDPDSGETRSMRGKEDAADYRYFPDPDLLPLIITDEMMEKYSQIPELPDEKKERFVKEFGLKEYDASVITASLEMAHYFDEMMKEGISGKNAATWLTVELPGRFKEGVSIENSPVEAKTLATLVKRIEDGTISGKAAKEVLDYLVENDVEVDAVIEKLGLKQVSDDGAILEIIDGILAANEDKVAEYKSGKEKLFGFFVGQTMKASKGSANPAKVNELLKQRLS
- a CDS encoding NAD(P)H-dependent glycerol-3-phosphate dehydrogenase, giving the protein MTKNSIAVIGAGKWGQALHFALSQKQECLITSRTKKDIRNFVDLDTALNCEYLVIAIPAQQIKQWLRDNFVYKNQKILVASKGIEASSGQFLNEIYEEFVPSKNIGFISGPSFAAEVIKGLPAAIVINSKSKKLYNEFEPFFPNFLKVYYSKDVIGAEVSGAYKNVLAIASGICAGLNLGNNARASLISRGLVEMQRFGKHFGAKKSSFIGLSGAGDLFLTASSTLSRNYRVGLGLAQGKSIEEILEELGEVAEGVMTAEAINKLSQKHQIYTPIAKEVKLILDGKNPLDSLKDLLSSNQ
- a CDS encoding ABC transporter permease, yielding MQTISFFNLSLTFIPLIFVWYFYKKWTFNSNEILISTFRMVIQLIAIGYLLVFIFETKSIYVDLAIMVFMITISAWITLRVTSNKSLKHYGQIFSSVAISGFINLGIIVILVLELKPPFEARYVIPIAGMVFSNAMNALSLAIERFEKEIQRGEEFEKAREIAFKACMIPQINSLLAVGLVSLPGMMTGQILSGVDPLIAVRYQIMIMTMILSNAGISSVIYFSLKKPK
- a CDS encoding winged helix-turn-helix transcriptional regulator, whose product is MTKRIEVEENFEKCPVETALDVLAGKWKILILWYLRRDTLRFNELQKLLPRVTQKMLIQKLRELEEDGIVHREVYPVVPPKVEYSLTKYGKTLKPILKQMYLWGEIHKEKFPK
- a CDS encoding YhdH/YhfP family quinone oxidoreductase — protein: MKAYVVEKLEDKKFQSGVKEIDKPQISKNEVLIKTTYSSLNFKDALSSIGNPGVTRVFPHVTGIDVAGTIVESNSNDFEVGEKVLVTGYDLGMNTDGGHSEFVKVPASWLVKIPEGISDKEIMTYGTAGLTAALSVNELLNNGITSGEVLVTGATGGVGSIAVSILSKLGFNVTAISGKEDKIPFLKELGAKEVILRADFDVENKRPMGSEKYDGVIDTVGGNILAEALKVVKYDGVATCCGLTSSHELPTNVFPFILRGIRLIGIDSVEAKLEKKIAAWEKIAGDFKIDSLDNLTNEISLDEVKAAYTALLAGKAVGRYLVKF
- a CDS encoding YkgJ family cysteine cluster protein, with protein sequence MKTFENTLDKTFHFSSCDICDAACCKGSNGTIYSQLLIEDFKEIFERFPIVFMIGDLNYLKPVVLLTNGCDKCRYLLNERCSIYEKRPSICKVYPLSPHLTNIPFIDLSCPAVGEKGEIIIDNGSIKKPFQHKVFKDYQNKYIDMHFHFEKFNKAENLKFLIEIRGNKFYKFKEDFEDEYLKLHLSSLKNLDKYFKI
- a CDS encoding winged helix-turn-helix transcriptional regulator, which translates into the protein MEAKEYNCFFQLATDMIGGKWKGMVLWALKKDVKRNGELKKLIPNISQKMLTQQLRELEEVGIVERIVYPVIPPKVEYRLTLSGKKLIPILEQLHDWGKEFAKENSINIIKDANCVID
- the trxA gene encoding thioredoxin, whose protein sequence is MAGYIELTADNFDSTVGTGVSLVDFWAPWCGPCRMIAPVIDELATEFDGKANICKVNTDEQQDLAVKYGVRSVPTILFMKDGEIVDQVIGAQSKQALADKINAQL